In Dolichospermum flos-aquae CCAP 1403/13F, the following proteins share a genomic window:
- the cas12k gene encoding type V CRISPR-associated protein Cas12k (Type V-K CRISPR systems have also been known as with the large Cas12k protein, has also been known as type V-U5, and Cas12k as C2c5.), which translates to MSQITIQCRLVVSESTRQQLWQLMVEKNTPLINELLSQIGKHPEFETWRQKGKHPTGIVKELCEPLKTDPRFMGQPARFYTSATASVNYIYKSWFALMKRFQSQLDGKLRWLEMLNSDTELVEASGVSLDVLQTKSAAILAQFAPQNPAETQPAKGKKTKKGKKAPTSDSKRNLSKNLFDAYSNTEDNLTRCAISYLLKNGCKISNKAENPDKFAQRRRKVEIQIQRLTEKLAARIPKGRDLTDTIRLETLFNATQTIPENETEAKFWQNILLRKSSQVPFPVAYETNEDMTWLKNQFGRICVKFNGLSEHTFQIYCDSRQLHWFQRFLEDQQIKKDSKNQHSSALFTLRSGRISWQEEEGKGEPWNVHHLTLYCSVDTRLWTEEGTNLVKEEKAEEIAKTMTQTKAKGDLNDKQQAHLKRKNSSLARINNPFPRPSQPLYKGQSHILVGVSLGLENPATIAVLDGTTSKVLTYRNIKQLLGDNYKLLNRQRQQKHLLSHQRHIAQRMSAPNQFGDSELGEYIDRLLAKEIIAIPTERFAIAQTYKAGSIVIPKLGDMREQIQSEIQSKAEQKSDIIEVQKKYAKQYRTTVHQWSYGRLIANIQSQANKAGIAIEEGKQPIRASPQEKAKELAINAYQSRKA; encoded by the coding sequence AGCTATGGCAGTTGATGGTAGAGAAGAACACGCCACTGATTAACGAACTACTGAGTCAAATTGGTAAACACCCAGAATTTGAAACATGGCGACAAAAAGGTAAACACCCCACAGGTATAGTCAAAGAACTGTGTGAACCCTTGAAAACTGATCCGCGCTTCATGGGGCAACCTGCAAGGTTTTACACCAGTGCCACAGCATCAGTAAACTATATTTATAAATCCTGGTTTGCCTTAATGAAGCGGTTTCAGTCCCAACTAGACGGCAAACTGCGCTGGTTAGAAATGCTCAATAGTGATACTGAATTAGTAGAAGCCAGTGGAGTCTCCTTGGATGTACTTCAGACTAAATCTGCCGCAATCTTGGCTCAATTTGCTCCCCAAAATCCTGCTGAAACTCAACCAGCTAAAGGTAAAAAGACTAAAAAAGGGAAAAAAGCTCCAACTTCAGATAGCAAACGAAATTTATCAAAAAACCTATTCGACGCTTACAGTAATACAGAAGATAATTTAACTCGTTGTGCCATTAGTTATTTACTCAAAAATGGCTGTAAAATTAGCAATAAAGCAGAAAATCCCGATAAATTCGCTCAACGTCGCCGCAAAGTAGAAATCCAAATTCAACGTCTCACAGAAAAACTAGCCGCTCGAATTCCCAAAGGACGAGATTTAACTGACACCATAAGATTAGAAACTCTTTTTAATGCCACTCAGACCATCCCTGAAAATGAAACAGAGGCGAAATTCTGGCAAAACATTCTGTTAAGAAAATCCAGTCAAGTGCCGTTTCCAGTCGCTTATGAAACCAACGAAGATATGACTTGGTTGAAAAATCAGTTTGGACGTATCTGTGTAAAATTTAATGGTTTAAGTGAGCATACTTTTCAAATTTATTGTGATTCTCGCCAACTGCACTGGTTTCAACGCTTCCTAGAAGATCAACAAATTAAGAAAGATAGTAAAAATCAACATTCTAGTGCCTTATTTACCCTGCGTAGTGGTCGTATCTCTTGGCAGGAAGAAGAAGGCAAGGGAGAACCCTGGAATGTTCACCATTTAACCCTTTATTGTTCTGTAGATACTCGTTTATGGACAGAAGAAGGAACAAATTTAGTCAAAGAAGAAAAAGCTGAAGAAATTGCCAAAACCATGACCCAGACAAAAGCCAAAGGTGATCTTAATGATAAACAACAGGCACATCTCAAACGCAAAAATTCCTCTCTAGCCAGAATTAATAACCCCTTTCCTCGTCCAAGTCAACCTTTATATAAAGGACAATCTCATATTCTAGTTGGTGTGAGTTTAGGTTTAGAAAACCCTGCCACAATTGCAGTTCTAGATGGTACTACAAGCAAAGTTTTGACATATCGCAACATCAAACAACTACTTGGTGATAACTACAAACTACTCAACAGACAGCGACAACAAAAACACCTATTATCCCACCAACGTCATATTGCTCAAAGGATGTCAGCACCAAATCAATTTGGAGATTCAGAGTTAGGCGAGTATATAGATAGATTACTAGCAAAAGAAATTATTGCGATTCCTACGGAGCGCTTCGCTATCGCACAAACCTATAAAGCTGGCAGTATTGTTATCCCAAAATTGGGAGATATGCGAGAGCAAATTCAGAGTGAAATTCAATCTAAAGCAGAACAAAAATCAGATATAATAGAAGTTCAAAAAAAGTATGCCAAACAATATCGAACTACTGTTCATCAATGGAGCTACGGTAGATTAATAGCCAACATTCAAAGTCAGGCAAATAAAGCAGGAATCGCTATAGAGGAAGGAAAACAACCAATTCGAGCGAGTCCACAGGAGAAAGCCAAAGAATTAGCGATAAACGCCTATCAATCCCGAAAAGCCTGA